The region ACCACAGTGAGCCACAGCGGCTGGGCCCCCGGCGCGCTCGTGATCGGCTCGCCCAGCCGGGCGAACATCTCCCAGACGTGCGGCATGGCCAGGTCGCTCGTGCGGGGCAGCAGCCGCAGCCCCGAGTTGCGCACCGCTTCGTCGGCACCCACCACCCAGCCGTCGGCCGGGCCGAGGGCCTTGTAAAGCTCCCAGACCACGGCGACGAGCAGCACGGCGAGCGCTCCGAGCAGCAGGGGCCGGAATCGTCGCACGGGTCAGGCCTTCGCCGTGATGTGTTCGCGCAGCGCGGGGATGACCGTCTCGCCGTACACGCGGAGGGTCTCCTCCTTGTTGTCGTGCTGCAGGTAGCCGGCGAACTGGTCGACGCCGAGCTCCTTCAGTGCCTTCAGCTTCTCGATGTGCTGGTCGGCGGTGCCGAGCAGGCAGAAGCGATCGACGATCTCGTCGGGCACGAAGTCGGTGTGCGTGTTGCCGGCGCGGCCGTGCTCGTTGTAGTCGTACCCCTCGCGGCCCGCGATGTAGTCGGTGAGCGCCTTGGGAACCGCCGACCCCTCTCCGTACTTGGCCACGATGTCGGCGACGTGGTTGCCGACCATGCCGCCGAACCAGCGACACTGGTCCCGCATGTGCTGCCGGTCGGCCTCGTCGTCTGAAGCGGTGATGTACATAGGGGCGGCGACGCAGAACTTGATCGACATCGGGTCGCGTCCCGCGGCTTCGGCCGCGCGGCGCACCGTCGTGATCATCCACTCCGCGACATCCAGATCCGCCATCTGCAGGATGAACCCGTCGCCGACCTCGCCCGTGAGCTTGAGCGCGAGGGGCCCGTAGGCGGCCACCCAGATGTCGAGGGTCGAGCCGGTGCTCCACGGGAACTGCAGGGTCGCGCCGTTGTACTCGACCGAGCGGGAGTTGGCCAGCTCGCGGATCACGTGGATCGACTCGCGCAGCTCCTTGAGCGTGGTCGGCTTGCCGTTGGTCACGCGCACGGCGGAGTCGCCGCGCCCGATGCCGCAGATCGTGCGGTTGCCGTACATCTCGTTCAGGGTGGCGTAGGTGGAGGCGGTGACCGTCCAGTCGCGGGTCGCCGGGTTGGTGACCATCGGCCCGACGATCACGCGCCGCGTCTCGGCGAGGATCTGGCTGTAGATCACGTACGGCTCCTGCCAGAGCAGGTGCGAGTCGAAGGTCCATACGTGGCTGAACCCGTGCTGCTCGGCGAGCTTCGCGAGCGCGACGGTGCGCGACGCCGGCGGGTTGGTCTGCAGTACTGCTCCGAAATCCATCTGGTTCCTTCGTTACGGTCTAGATCAGGTACTGGCTCAGGCCGCGCTTGAAGAACTTTCCGTCGCCCTTCGTGCCGAGGTAGCGGTTGTCGTCGACCACGACCTTGCCGCGCGAGAGCACGGTGTCGACGTGGCCGTCGATCTCGTAGCCCTCGTACGCCGAGTAGTCCATGTTCATGTGGTGGGTCTTGCCGACGCCGATCGAGGTGTGGCCGTTCGGGTCGTAGACCACGATGTCGCCGTCGGCTCCGGGCTGGATGACGCCCTTCTTGCCGTACATGCCGAACATGCGGGCGGGAGTGGTGCTCGTCAGTTCGACCCAGCGCGACAGCGAGATGTGACCGTCGACGACCCCCTGGTACATGAGGTCCATGCGGTGTTCGACCGAACCGATGCCGTTGGGGATCTTCGAGAAGTCGGTGAGCCCCATGTCCTTCTGGCCCTTCATGCAGAAGGGGCAGTGGTCGGTGGAGACCATCTGGATGTCGTTGGTGCGCAGGGCCTGCCACATGTGGTGTTGGTGGCCCTCCGCCTTCGACCGCAGCGGTGTCGAGCACACCCACTTGGCCCCCTCGAACGCGCCCCACTCGTCGCTCTGCGCGCCGAGGTTGTCTTCGAGCGAGAGGTAGAGGTACTGGGGGCATGTCTCGCCGAACACGTTCTGTCCGTTGTCGCGGGCCGTGGCGATCTGGTCGACGGCCTGCTTCGCCGAGACGTGCACGACGTAGAGCGGGGCGCCGGTGAGGTTCGCCAGCATGATCGCGCGGTGGGTCGCCTCCTCCTCGGCCTGCCAGGGTCGGGTGAGTCCGTGGTTGTAGGGCGAGGTGTTGCCGGCCCTGACCGCCTGCTCGACGAGCAGGTCGATGACGCTGCCGTTCTCGGCGTGCATCATCATCAGCGCGCCGTTCTCGGCACCCTTCTGCATCGCCTTCACGATCTGGCCATCGTCGGAGAGGAATACCCCCTTGTAGGCCATGAACATCTTGAAGCTCGAGACGCCCTCGGCGACGAGTTCGTCCATCGCGACGAGCGAGGAGTCCTGCACGTCGGAGAGGATCTGGTGGAAGCCATAGTCGATCGCGCACTGGCCGGCGGCCTTCTCGTGCCATGCCTTGTACTGGTCGAGCACGTTCTCGCCCGCGTACTGCACCACGAAGTCGACGATGCTCGTGGTGCCGCCGTGCGCGGCCGCCCGTGTTCCGGTCTCGAAGGTGTCGGAGGCCTCGGTGCCGCCGAAGGGCATCTGCATGTGCGTGTGGGCGTCGATTCCGCCAGGGATGACGTACTTGCCGGCCGCTTCGATCACGGTGTCGACGTTGCGCTCGAGGTCGAACCCGAGCAGCGTCGAACCGGGGGCGAGCACCGCGGCGATCGTCTCGCCGTCGATGAGCACGTCGGCGAGGCCGGTGCCCGTCGCGTTGACGACGGTGCCGTTCTTGATGAGCGTCTTCACGGGACTGTCCTCCTACGGCTGGGGAATCAGGGTGTACGAGTCGGGCCGGCGGTCGCGGTAAAACTGCCAGTCGTCGCGCATCTCCTGCACCATGTCGAGGTCGAGATCGCGGATGACGATCTCCTCGTCGGTGCCCGATCCCCGTTCGCCGACGAAGTTGCCGCGCGGGTCGATGACTTGGCTGGTGCCGTAGAAGTCGACGGCGAGCTCGCCGTACTCGTTGTCTTCGCGGCCGACGCGGTTCGGCTGCAGCACGAAGTAGCCGTTGGCCACGGCCGCGCACGGCCCCTCGACCTCCCACAGCCGGTTCGACAGGCCGGGCTTGGTCGCGTTCGGGTTGAAGACCATGTGTGCGCCGCCCAGGCCGAGTTCGCGCCAGCCTTCGGGGAAGTGACGGTCGTAACAGATGTACAGGCCGATCTTGCCGACGGAGGTGTCGAAGACGGGGTAGCCGAGGTTTCCGGGGCGGAAGTAGAACTTCTCCCAGAACCGGTCGAGGTGCGGGATGTGATGCTTGCGGTACTTGCCGAGGATGGTGCCGTCTGCCTCGACGATGACCGCCGTGTTGTAGTAGACACCGGTGATGTCTTCCTCGTAGATGGGCAGGACCATCACGAGGTTCAGCTCTTTCGCGAGGGCCTGGAAACGCTGCACGATCGGGCCGTCGGCCGGCTCGGCGTAGCGGTAGTACTTCTTGTCCTCCGTGATGCCGAAGTACGGCCCGTAGAACAGCTCTTGGAAGCAGATGACCTGGGCGCCTTGGGCGGCCGCGTCGCGCGCGAACCGCTCGTGTTTCGCGATCATCGACTCTTTGTCGCCGGTCCAGGTGGTCTGGGTGATTGCAGCGCGTATGACGGTCATGCGATACCTCCGGAAGGTCTTACCTTTTGTTATTATTGGCGCTAAACATTTCTCTTACGTTTCGGCTTGTGACGTTGGCGTAAAACCTACTAGGCGGGTCTCGTGAAGTCAGTAGCGCTTGCGGTCGAAGAATCCACGCCGAGTGGAATCGCCGGCGCCATCGCGCGACTGATCACCTCGGGCGACCTCGCGCCGGGCGACCGGCTGCCCACCGTGCGCGAGCTCGCCGGAGACCTGGGCGTGAGCCCCGCCACCGTCAGCCATGCCTGGCAGGCGCTCGCGGGGGTCGGCCTGATCGTGTCCCGCGGTCGCAGCGGCACCTTCGTGCGCGAGGAACGCACGGCGTGGCTGCCTCCGCGGTCGCGCGGCCTGCGGGATGCGAACCAGCCAGCGGCCCGTCTCGACCTGGCGAGCGGCACCCCCGACCCCCTGCTGCTGCCCGACATCGGTCCGGCGCTCTCACGCGTGCCCGCGCGGGCCGGAACGTCGAACTACTACGACGTCCCGGTGCTGCCCGAACTCGAACGGGTGCTGCGCGGTTCCTGGCCCTACGACGTCGAGGCCGTGACCGTCGTCGACGGAGCGATGGATGCCATCTCCCGGACGCTCGACCTGGTGTTGCGCTTCGGTGACCGCGTCGTCGTCGAGAACCCGGGCTTCCCGCCCGTCTTCGACCTGCTCGAGCACTACGGGGTCGAGCGCGTCCCGGTCGAACTCGACGAGCAGGGCATCCGTCCCGAATCTCTCGTCGAGGCGCTCGCCCTCTCCCCCTCCGCGATCCTGCTGCAGCCGAGAACCCACAATCCGGCCGGGGTGTCGATGACGGCCGACCGCGCGCGTGAACTGGCCACGATCATCCGCTCGACCCGCACGGCCGACCAGACCATCGTCATCGAGGACGACCACTCCGGGGAGATCTCGACGAGCCCCGACGTGAGCCTCGGCGGTTTTCTGCCCGGACGGGTCGTGCACATCCGCAGCTTCTCGAAGTCGCACGGCCCCGACCTGCGCATCGCGGCGGTCGGTGGCCCCGCGGAGCTCGTCGACCGGCTGGTGGCGCGGCGCATCCTCGGACCGGGTTGGACGTCGCGCATGCTGCAGACCGTGTTGCACGACCTGCTGACGGACGCCCGCACGATCGCGGGACTCGACCGCGCCAGGGCGACGTACCGCGACCGTCAGGCGGCGGTCGGCGCGGCCCTCGCGGCGAACGGCATCGCGCTGCGGGTGCCCGACGGCATCAACCTGTGGCTGCCCGTCAACGACGAGCGCAACGCCGTGGTGCAGTTGGCGGCGGCGGGCATCCGCGTCGCGCCGGGTGCGCCCTTTCTCGCCGCGCCGCTCTCGGTCGGCGGCGATTTCGTTCGGGTGACGGCCGGACTTGTGAGCGAGGGGGTCGACGCGCTCGCCGGCCTGCTAGCGGCGGCGGCGAGGGCCTGACTAGCCCTGGTTGCGCCAGCGCGCGCCGACGGCGAACCAGCGGGCGAGAACGGATGCCGGTGCGAGGGCCGCGCGCAGACGCACGCGTCGGTCGACCCCGGCCCGCAGGGCGAGCAGCACGACGTGCAGGTCTGCGGCGGTCGCGGACGCGGAGTCGGCCCGTGCCGCACACCCGCCGCCCGCCCTGGCGAAGGACTCGAGCTCGACGGCGGCGCGCAGGCGTTCGAGGGCGGCGACGGCCTGCGGGTCGGAGACCGGCGAGCCGCCGATCGGACCGGTCGCCCCGAACTCGCGCGATTCACGGCCGACGGTGAGACGGACGGCGAACTCGCGCGGCGTCTCCGCGTCGGTCAGCTGCCAGCCCAGGTCGAGGGCGGTGTCCTGCACCTCTTCCCACGCGCCGAGCGCCGAGCCGTTGTGCAGGTCGCGCACCCGCGCGCGCCGTTTCGCGAAGCGGGCGACGGCGGGGATGGCCAGCACGCCGAGCAGCGCGAGCGCGGCGAGCCCCAGGATGATGGCGTTCCAGTTCGGACCGGCGTCTCCCCCACCCTCGGGCACTGCACCGGTGTCGCCGCGGTCGGGCGCCACGTCTTCGGGCGCGGCGCTGGGGGCGGGTGTCGCGGTCGACTCGTCGATGTCGGGCGTCGCCGGGTCGTCGACGATGGCCTCGTTGTACTCCGGCACGTTGGTGCGACCGACGGTCGGCTCGAACCGCACCCAGCCGACGTTCGCGAAGTACAGTTCGGGCCACGCGTGCAGCTCGTCTGTCGTGACGGTGTACTGGTCTTCGCCGGTGGTCTGGTTTTCCGACTCGTTGCCGGTCGTGAAACCGACGGCGATGCGCGCGGGAATGTCGAGGGTGCGCGCCATCGCGGCCATAGCCGAGGCGAAGTGCACGCAGTATCCCGCCTTCTCCTGCAGGAAGCGCCCGATCACCCCCGGCCCGGTGCCGTCGTAGCCGCTGTCGACGGGCGCGTCCTCGGAGTAGGTGAACTCGCCGTCGCGGAAGTAGCTCTGCAGCGCGACCGCCCTGTCGTAGTTGGTCGTGGCTCCGGCGGTGACGTCGAACGCCTGTTGGGCGACGATCGGTGGCAGGCTCTCCGGCAGCTCGAGATACTCCGCGAAGTCTGCCGCGACGAGCGGATCCGCCGCGCGCAGCTGGTCGCTCGTCGGGTCGGCCGCCTCGGTCGTCACGACGTAGTCCTGCCCGCGCACCGACGACCGCTCCGTGCGCACGTTCAGCGTCTCGGGATCCCAGACCCAGCGGCCGACGAGACCGGTGATGCTCCGCGGCGCGTAGGGCACGGGCAGCCAGCGGCCGCGGACGTTGCCCATAGAGATCTCGGTGGTGCTCGCGGCCACCG is a window of Conyzicola nivalis DNA encoding:
- a CDS encoding transglutaminase family protein codes for the protein MAGTRRGRTLRAPIPTLAQSAATAVAVVVALGGLNQLLVGGLWWLISGAVAVLVVIAIGVVRYGTRRPVVPTAAGLLALIVVLTLFFAADTALLGLIPTPATVGRFGDLIVSGGLSIREQGVPATADPGILFILGLGAGLVALTIDTVVMVARTPALAGVPLIAIVAVPGFVDPELTDPFYFALAGATWLLILYVASSRTQPGVAVGVGAVAMVAALVVPIALPAVGPVETTTPGEGYATGLNPIIDLGDDLRRPDPVVALTYTTTSEERQYLRMATLGDFTDSAWEPMVGSGDLDDEESPEEIPAAPGRAGDVAVAASTTEISMGNVRGRWLPVPYAPRSITGLVGRWVWDPETLNVRTERSSVRGQDYVVTTEAADPTSDQLRAADPLVAADFAEYLELPESLPPIVAQQAFDVTAGATTNYDRAVALQSYFRDGEFTYSEDAPVDSGYDGTGPGVIGRFLQEKAGYCVHFASAMAAMARTLDIPARIAVGFTTGNESENQTTGEDQYTVTTDELHAWPELYFANVGWVRFEPTVGRTNVPEYNEAIVDDPATPDIDESTATPAPSAAPEDVAPDRGDTGAVPEGGGDAGPNWNAIILGLAALALLGVLAIPAVARFAKRRARVRDLHNGSALGAWEEVQDTALDLGWQLTDAETPREFAVRLTVGRESREFGATGPIGGSPVSDPQAVAALERLRAAVELESFARAGGGCAARADSASATAADLHVVLLALRAGVDRRVRLRAALAPASVLARWFAVGARWRNQG
- a CDS encoding nitrilase-related carbon-nitrogen hydrolase, with the translated sequence MTVIRAAITQTTWTGDKESMIAKHERFARDAAAQGAQVICFQELFYGPYFGITEDKKYYRYAEPADGPIVQRFQALAKELNLVMVLPIYEEDITGVYYNTAVIVEADGTILGKYRKHHIPHLDRFWEKFYFRPGNLGYPVFDTSVGKIGLYICYDRHFPEGWRELGLGGAHMVFNPNATKPGLSNRLWEVEGPCAAVANGYFVLQPNRVGREDNEYGELAVDFYGTSQVIDPRGNFVGERGSGTDEEIVIRDLDLDMVQEMRDDWQFYRDRRPDSYTLIPQP
- the hydA gene encoding dihydropyrimidinase — protein: MKTLIKNGTVVNATGTGLADVLIDGETIAAVLAPGSTLLGFDLERNVDTVIEAAGKYVIPGGIDAHTHMQMPFGGTEASDTFETGTRAAAHGGTTSIVDFVVQYAGENVLDQYKAWHEKAAGQCAIDYGFHQILSDVQDSSLVAMDELVAEGVSSFKMFMAYKGVFLSDDGQIVKAMQKGAENGALMMMHAENGSVIDLLVEQAVRAGNTSPYNHGLTRPWQAEEEATHRAIMLANLTGAPLYVVHVSAKQAVDQIATARDNGQNVFGETCPQYLYLSLEDNLGAQSDEWGAFEGAKWVCSTPLRSKAEGHQHHMWQALRTNDIQMVSTDHCPFCMKGQKDMGLTDFSKIPNGIGSVEHRMDLMYQGVVDGHISLSRWVELTSTTPARMFGMYGKKGVIQPGADGDIVVYDPNGHTSIGVGKTHHMNMDYSAYEGYEIDGHVDTVLSRGKVVVDDNRYLGTKGDGKFFKRGLSQYLI
- a CDS encoding aminotransferase class I/II-fold pyridoxal phosphate-dependent enzyme produces the protein MKSVALAVEESTPSGIAGAIARLITSGDLAPGDRLPTVRELAGDLGVSPATVSHAWQALAGVGLIVSRGRSGTFVREERTAWLPPRSRGLRDANQPAARLDLASGTPDPLLLPDIGPALSRVPARAGTSNYYDVPVLPELERVLRGSWPYDVEAVTVVDGAMDAISRTLDLVLRFGDRVVVENPGFPPVFDLLEHYGVERVPVELDEQGIRPESLVEALALSPSAILLQPRTHNPAGVSMTADRARELATIIRSTRTADQTIVIEDDHSGEISTSPDVSLGGFLPGRVVHIRSFSKSHGPDLRIAAVGGPAELVDRLVARRILGPGWTSRMLQTVLHDLLTDARTIAGLDRARATYRDRQAAVGAALAANGIALRVPDGINLWLPVNDERNAVVQLAAAGIRVAPGAPFLAAPLSVGGDFVRVTAGLVSEGVDALAGLLAAAARA
- a CDS encoding TIGR03842 family LLM class F420-dependent oxidoreductase produces the protein MDFGAVLQTNPPASRTVALAKLAEQHGFSHVWTFDSHLLWQEPYVIYSQILAETRRVIVGPMVTNPATRDWTVTASTYATLNEMYGNRTICGIGRGDSAVRVTNGKPTTLKELRESIHVIRELANSRSVEYNGATLQFPWSTGSTLDIWVAAYGPLALKLTGEVGDGFILQMADLDVAEWMITTVRRAAEAAGRDPMSIKFCVAAPMYITASDDEADRQHMRDQCRWFGGMVGNHVADIVAKYGEGSAVPKALTDYIAGREGYDYNEHGRAGNTHTDFVPDEIVDRFCLLGTADQHIEKLKALKELGVDQFAGYLQHDNKEETLRVYGETVIPALREHITAKA